The genomic window CTCGCGTCCCTCGCCCGCCACGCCCCGCTCCACGCCGCGCTCACGGAGTTCAACCTCCTCCGACAGGCCGCGCTCCCGGACTCCTTCTCGTTCCCCTGCCTCCTCCGCGCGTGCACCCGCGTATCCTGCCTCCCCGCTGGACGAGCCCTGCACGCCGCCGCTATCCGCCTCGGCGTGCACGCCGACCTCTTCATCCGCACTGCGCTCATCCAGCTCTACGGCAGGTGCGGCGTGGCCGGCGCGGCCCGGGCACTATTTGATCAAATCGACATCCCCAGTGAGGTTTCCTGGACCACCATTATCGTTGCCTATGTCAACAATGGTGACATCATGACAGCCAGAGAGCTGTTTGATAGAATGCCTCACCGGAACGCCGTGCACTGGAATGTGATGGTTGATGGTTATGTGAAGTGTGGGGACTTGGAGGGCGCAAGGAggctgtttgatgaaatgcctgaGAGAACTGCCACAGCATGTACATCTTTGATTGGCGGGTACGCAAAGGCAGGGAACATGGAAGTTGCGAGGTTGTTGTTTGATAAGTTAGAGGACCGTGATCTGTTCTCATGGTCAGCGATGATATCAGGTTATGCACAGAATGGTTACCCTGGGGAGGCTTTGATGACTTTTGATGAGTTCCAAGGGCAAGGCATACACCCAGACGAACTTCTTGCTGTTGGCCTGATGTCTGCATGCTCCCAGCTAGGTAACATCAGGTTGGCAAGGTGGATTGAAGATTACATCACAAAGTACTCTATAGATATGAACAATGCTCATGTGTTGGCTGGTCTTGTGAACATGAATGCAAAGTGTGGGAACTTGGAGAGGGCTACTGTTTTGTTTGAGTCTATGCCAGTTCGAGAtgtgttttcatattgttcacTGATGCAAGGTCACTGCCTCCATGGTTCAGCTAATAAGGCTGTTGAACTTTTCTCTCAGATGCTTTTGGAGGGCCTCTCCCCCGATAATGCTGTGTTTACAGTTGTTTTAACAGCTTGCAGTCATGCTGGTCTAGTAGAAGAAGCGAAGAAGTTCTTTGATATGATGAAGAATGTGTACTTGATCGTGCCATCTGGTGAGCACTATGGTTGCCTTGTCAGTCTTCTTGGACGTTATGGTATGCTAGAAGATGCATATCAGCTTATCATGTCGATGCCTGGGAAACCTCATCCTGGAGCATGGGGTGCACTGTTGGGTGGATGCAAGCTTCACTGTAATATTGAGCTTGGAAAAATTGCAGCAAAGAAACTTTTTGAAATTGAACCGGATAATGCTGGAAATTATGTCTCCCTGTCAAATATGTATGCTAACATTGACAGGTGGGGAGATGTTTCTGAAGTTAGGACTGAGATGACTGGAAAGAGAATAACCAAAATAGCAGGTCGTACCCTAGTTCTGCCGTGAAGCAGTGTCGACCAGAATGGTGTATTTATCTTGTATCATGTTACTGGCCCCCACTGAAAACTTGACGAGACTGTGAATGAAGAAAAGAGACCTCATGACGGTTATGAAATAAACAGAAAATGAGATATCATGCTCAATGCATATGGTGGAAGTTCATCATATCATATGGACTTGCTGGTCAACAGGCTGAGTTTATACATTGGAAACTTTTTTCTCAAATACGCAGGGGAGCTGTGTACCATTGGATTGAGAAGAACACCAATGTACAAAACCCAAAAGACCACCACACCAACACAGCCATACCAAACACACACACACTGACACACATACACTCGAACCCAACCTCATAGGTGGGGGACATCTGGACTGAGTTGAGACACTTCTATCAGCTTAGTGTTCACATTGTCAGACTCAGAGCTGGGAGGATGCTTTGATTTTTGGTGAGATCATTCACTGTTGCCATTGCTGATGAAATGATTTCTTGTGAGTGCTTCTTCCCACTTAGTCTTTCCTTTAGCTTTTTGTTGTTCAGAGTGCATCAAATTATTGCATTTTAACTTCCCTAAAAAAATTATTGCATTTTAATCCTAGTGTTTTTTCGTGATTATTACTGGTGAACTCCGACTTCCAGCAAATAAACTGCTGTTGTTGATACAAGGAAATGGTTGCTGTCCTTGGATTACTTATATAAGAAGTTTGGATTAGCATAGTCTGTTAGTTAGCTGAGGCTCTTTTGAAATACAATTTTTTTTCTTGCaacttgaattattttataatagGTGATTGCATCCTAAATGTCCTATGGTCTTGCATTAGCTGAATGTCTAAATTGTTTTGAGAGCACCCTTTCATCTTGTTAAAATATCAAAATTTGACTTTGGACCACACTATGTTAAATTCTATCAAGTTAATTTAGCTCTACTTGACCTTTTGTAAAAACTTATATTAGCTGTCAAACACCACCTCTCAAGTTAAAGAAAAACTTGTGCTCTTTTTGTCTAGGGGATATAGGCGCGTTTCGATACCATGGTTTCATTTGGGCCTTGAACTTCCAGTGCCTGGAATATTCTTTTGATGGTTGTATCTGTAATTCATTTCAGGTACTGTGAAAGATCAGATTGCTGCTGTACATATATTGAAATATGGCCCTGATTAAGACGCGAAGTTTTGACATTTGCTATTAAGGTACTTCTAATCTTGACCCTTAAGAATCAAAAGAAAAGTTGCATTGCCTATTGATAATACTGTGCAGCACACACTTTCGTTATGGTTAACTTGTCAAGAACAGGAAACACAGTTTATCTGCTCTTTTGTCCAATATTCTTAGTGCTCCCATGGTCTGCTGTTTGCTACTGCAAATATATGTTTAAGTTGTACCTAGTAGTTGACACattgtttgaaaaaaaaatagtagGTTGCATTCATTTTCAAGAGGTCCAAACTCCAAATAACTGGCCATATATAGAGTAAATAGGAAGACCAAATTTGAACCATAATGTTACACTGTTGAATTTTAACATAATATCTTCCTATGACTCAGAATGTTTGTGCCTAAAGTATAAAGTTATATACATTTCCATCGGGTGTGAATGTGCAAGCATACTCACATCTAAAATGTGATGTGCACTCGAACATGTTTGTGCCAGTGTGATAACTGCACGACTGAGATATTGGTATGGCCTAAACTTTTTTTCTTGCAGCTTTTGCCAGCTGCCTAGAGAAGCAGCTTGTGGAGAAGTGGAGATGAAACCTATGTGTTCGGCAACCTGGCTTTTCTATGGCTTTTTCATTGGTGCCCTCCtttgggacccacatgtcatagcCTGTACCAGAGAAGTGAAGGTGCCATCCTCTCCACCGACTTGCCAGAGCAACAGGGGCAGCATCCAAGCTTGGTTTCTCTTTTCTTACCGTTCTGCCACCGATCCTCTCTGACCCAATCTCCCTGCGCACCGCTGCCAGGCCAAATCAATGCCTACCTCATGCCCTCTCCTGCATGCCCGACCACGCTTCCGTGACCGCTGCCTCCCCTTCTTCGCCCCCATGGAGGCAGAGCTTGGGGCCGATGGGGCCTGCAGCAGTCTAGAGGCTGCTCAGCTCCTGCCACCACCGTGGAGGGGATCTCATCTTAGGAGAGCTGAGGGACACGGAAGGAGTGGTGGGCAGAGGTTGAGTGGGAGTGGAGGGAGTTGCAGCGAAGTAGCTGAGCCATGGCCGGAAAAAGCTGCACGCCTTGTGCTTTAGAGGAACATGGTTTGGCAGTAGAAATTGGAGAAGTGCTGGGCCATTGTCAAGTTCATGGGTGAAAAATTGAAAACTTTTAGTTCCTGTAATCATAGTGAGAGCCAATATTCAGGTGGAATTTGTTTGAGTTTCTGTAGCAATAATACGCACAATCCTTTCTGATTACTGTCACGTTTGAAAAATCTGAAGGCACACCTTGTATTGTTATCTGTCAGGGCTGAGACCAATGGTGTGGTAGTTTCAGGCTTTCAGTTCTGGAGAAGGGCTTGTAAAGATGACTTGTTGATTTAATTTATGCCATACTTGTAGAAGTGCAGTGCCTGTTTGGTTCATATACAGTTCTGTCAAAACATCTCGATGAGCTCAGTTCAAACTCTTCATAAGCTGAGCTCATGCCCAGACCCAAAGCTCGTGGGCCTCATTATATTGGACTCGATTAGTGTGGTTAAGGCTTGACTCAGTCCTTAGTTTCCCGAAAGACATGATGTATCCATCCCAAAATTTTGAGCTGAGAATGAGATCATTCTGCTAAATCTTTGTCCAAGCTTGCATACAACGCACTGTGTTAAAATATAGTTGCTCAGTTTTCATGAGCTGAGCTTGAGCTTTGGCGAGTTTTCATAGAAGAATTTATATTGAAATTCAGTTCTCGAGCTTCCTTTAAACAAACTTGAGCCTCCATGAGCTTTGGCCGAGCCAAGCTTGTTCCCAGCCCTAAACTCAAAGGCCAACCAGTGGTTCATGTGAGCCTAGGGAGGCTCACTCCGTTCGACTCATCTGCAGCTCTTGTGAATTTAGAGCCTGTTTGGTGGCGCTCCAGCTCTGCCGGCAGCTCCAGCACTCGAGCAGGAGGAGCTGCACCAAACAGCGCCGCGAGAAGCGCTTCTGCGCGTTTGGAGGAGACGGAGCCATGATTTGCAGCTCCAGCTCCGGCGGAGGAGCCCGCGGATggggagccatgccaaacacacCCTTAGCTGTGTTCTCGTAACTTGAAAGTCAACTAGGCTATGTTTTAGTCATTACACTAACATGTCAAGAAACTGCCATTAATGCTCACATGTTATTTATATGTTCTGGTTTGAGTAAAGATACTTTCAGATGCTTCCATTTGGGATACCTCTGGTTTTGGCTGGTTGCAGAATCGGTGCTAGAGTAGGCAACATGTCACCTCTGTTAAATTATGGTCTCGTCCTAGTCTTAAAGAAAGTGATTAGACTGGTTTCTATATGGATTATGTGGACCGCCTTTCACAGTGCTTGCCTTTTCGGCTGCATACCAGCATACAAGATAACTATATGTGATTTTGAAGTCTAGTATTATATGCAAGAGGAATGCCAGAGCTCATAGTAGTTTTCAAACTTTATAAGGCCATGGTATTAGAGTAATAGATTTCCTTACGAGACATGTTTACTTGTAAAATGGTATGGAGCTGATCTAACTAGAAAACGGGCAGCATATGTTTAGTAATTAGGCAGACCATAAATTGCTTTATTATATTTGCTTTGCTTTAtgacatttttttcattattatgGCAAAAGTACAATTTTGAGCTGGAGTTGAACTTGAACATGTCCATGAATGAAATGTGGTGGGATCATACCCATGATGTTCAGCCTTTTCAGATTATAAAAGAGAGATTAGTACATTCGTAGATACCAAATATCTGTGCAGCTGTTCTTGTAGGTTAGTGCTTACATGTGCTATCCTAGGTATATAAACCTCACCTAGTGGCTACCCACCTAGCTTGTTGGAGCCTCTTCCATAGGTGGTGCAcgacctttttttttttgggtgtgtGGATCTGTTACGGCCAGTTTATGGCAGACAAACTTATCTTCATGTCGAAGGTGCTGCACCAATACTGCTCTCTCAGGTCAATGATCTTGCTGCACTTGGCTTCAAACACTGACTTATGATATTCATATTAGTAGCTCCGCAGCAGTAATAAAAATAATTTGGCagcatataaaaaaatatttaaactCTCTGCTTATCTGGTTGATCCGTGTTAGATTCTTAGTGGGATGTGTGCCTGTGAGCACAGTCTTCTTGTGGGCATGCACACGAGTGTATGTGCATGTCTTAGGCTCGTGGCACATGTCTACCATTATGATGCACGTACTAAATCCTGTAATATTCCTCTTTGAAGGAGTCCTCACTCCTCAGTACTCGGCGTGATGAGGACGGGGTGCTAAAATTTGTCCTGCTTGATCTTTGTTAGGTGATTGAGGTGTGATTATTTGACTAAAAAATTTATGTGCATATGAGGCTTCTGAAATATTTAGGGAAATCTGATGAAGAAGGGGTCTAATGTAGGTTGGATTATTATAATGATGAGCCTAATACAAATTCACTTGTATGAATGACTAAACCGTATCCGTATGATATACATTTTTTGGCAGGTGGCTTGAAACTATTCATCAACTGTCCTGTCGTTTCGATAATATTATGTCACATTACAGCAGTGCTTGAGAGTATCTGCTACAAAAATTTGCAAACAAATATAGAAGCATAGCTAAACTATTTAGAGCATATAGGACAAATGTAAGCTAGAACAGTACATGAACCATAAAAAATATTGAATAAGATCTAGAGTGGTCATATGGGTTGACATTAGGACTATAGTTTGAACTAATAACACTTGTGGCGGTATTATGGAGGTTCAAAACTTTTTGTGTTGTTTATTCAAGTTGCGCTATGATGTTCATGGCAACCGGGGTTAATGCTGTGTTCCCTCTAACAACGCCAGTTTCTTGCAGTAGTCTACTCCTGGGTTCGTACTAGCATTGAAAGGAAGATTAATGTGATGCCTGCACTCTGAGTCCACTGTCTTCAAACTAATAGGTTAAACAAGTTATTAAGGGCATGTACAATAGAGAGACAACTCTCTCTGTAAGTTCTTGGAATTCACAATACAGACGGCTAAACAGATAGCTCGTACAACATATAGACAGCTATTATCTGTTTGGTTGTCTATGAATCATTTAATGTTTGCATGGTAGCCATGAttaatcatgaatatcatttctaTATACCATtgttgtcggtgtttttggaccacagacgagtaaatttgtatttgcgcgcctggctcggatggtgtgctcggaagacacaagggtttatactggttcaggcgaaacgtccctacgtctagttcgctgctgctcgtattaccaacacttggtttgcagtaggggttacaaacagacgagagagggagaggatcctaagtctctggtggaagaagtgaacgggtgctgagagcttgcttgcccgtcagccgtgtgctcgtgtgtagggtcgagatggcgactagagggggatgaatagtcgtttctaaaacttaatcgtgccggctaaccgaaacaagtgcagaattaaaactatcggtatagccaagactatacccctctatatatgttctctagcacctcgctaagatcctaattaagtaacaaaggtgccaggctagctagagctcacctaaccaattctaggagtaaggtcacacaaacctatgccactagtacttcaagcaatgagggagctcctacacatgctagtaagcaaaagcacaaagccaactaagctcactagcaatgctcaataacaaggcaaccaatgtcaaattagagagcgcaaatacttagctacacaaactaagcaatgtgactaacaaggttacacaaaccaaattagccacgcaagtgagctacttctatgctacacaagcaagaaggtaattagtgagctacacaagctaactaattacaagagcaactacgcaagcataatgtatataaaagtaatcacaagcttgtgtaaagggattgcaaaccaacggaaagaacaaggttgacacggtgattttctcccgaggttcacgtgcttgccaacacgctacgtccccgttgtgtcgaccgctcacttggtggttcggcggctaattggcatcacctgccaagcccgaatgtcgggcaccacaagaacctaccccgaaagtgagggtagctcaatgacatgctcaactagagttgctctttgcggctcccgcagggcgagcacaatgcccctcacaaagctcttctccggagcaccgcacaagcttcttgcgggcttcgacggagaccaccaccaagccgtctaggaggtggcaacctccaagagtaacaagcaccaccggcttgcaactcgatcacctagtgccactcaatgcaacctcacgatgcaatcacactagaatcgctctctcacacaatcggatgatcactatcaagcatatgtgagatggagggctcacAAGCACTctcatggacacaaagtccccctaggtgctcagctccagccatggccaagacacccttctatttatagcccacaggttaaactagccgttaccccttcactggacaaaacacggggtgaccggacgcgccggtcatatcgaccagacgcagaacctcagcgtccggtcaacagatgctcgccacgtgtcgccACCATTGAAACATAGttgctcgatctcaatggtcaagtgatgaccggatgcaactgctcaaagtgaccggacgtaggatcctagcgtccggtcatttccaataaggttccagtcgctaccggatgcgttcggtcggtcacgatcgaacGCAACATCAACATctagtccttctccaacttctctgcgTTGCCTActtcaccgtacgtcagcctgaccggatgcaccgtgctagcgtccggtcactttcagtgcCAGCGTCCAGTTGAAGACCGATGCTCACGGGCTctttgctgccactgaccggacgcaggaccccagcgtctggtcaccacgtgaccagcgtccggtccactctgtgagaccctgtcttttctgtatagggcgccaatggagtttcgaacccttctcgcctctgttccatcgccgagttgatccacatcaacaacaacttcatctcctttataaatgtgccaacaccaccaagtgtacaccaccatgtgtatgtgtgttagcattttcacaatcattttctaaaggattagccactcaacttgccgcgccactcaatcctagcgacgatgcaaagttagatcactcgagtggcactagatgaccgatatgcaaacaagtttatccctcttgatagtacggccatctatcctaaacccggtcatcaacttctctacacacctatgactggtaaAATGAAATGACCTagattatacctttgtcttgcgcattccattccatctcctctaatgtcgatgcaacacatgcaccaacacaatcaacaatgatatgatccacttcatatcatcacgtgatcatattggttcatcgatcttgacttcacttgcttttcaccgttgccttcttCCATCGGCGGCAAGTCTTGattaagcttcactgccacgtggtctatcgctctaaagcctccaacttacccttcacgcctgcaaccggtccatcaagccaagtcatgtcttgatcttctccaccttgatcacatgactcaatatcatgtctcatttgcaatgagctccttcatcatcacatgtgtgagctttgcaacatctccaagccattttcaccttcatgacatatgttgctcacacacatgtacttgtagactaatcacctgtgtatctcatataaacacaattagtccacctaggttgtcactcaattaccaaaactacacaaggacctttcatcgtgtcgtgctcttgtttTTCAGATCCCTCctccatggggcgccctgcttccccttttatagacgaagggaaagCGCACGTTATAGAGGAGGAAAACtaaaagaacgagagagagaagaaggcttctagggtcgtcgggtccttcttctccttcatgcgggtcccgctgatcctatagatgtcaatagggatggctccatatCGCGTCCCTGTTCatcactagcgccatacgcaggcgtcatctgccggtcatggtgttCCACTTCGTcccagcggacgtcgtggtgaactgacgcgcctgtcagcgtctaTACGAGGATTAGACAGAATAGTACCAGCacacccgacactgttcttgatgtgaatccctaggtatggcccgccatggccatgggttaAATCGAGGCGTGCCAACCTCCTCCCTGGCGTCAAAGTTTTGACCtgggcccatacgcttggacctagagtggttggcggcggtatgggtccccgtcggaagagacggaacccgcgtcctcgaggtcgggcggggcagagcccgtggccttgggcgagacgaaacctatgtccttggggtcgggcgagacagagcctacacccaaggggtcgagcgacgatgcaaagttagataactcaagtggcactagatgaccgatatgcaaacaagtttgcccctattgatagtacgaccatctatcctaaactcggtcatcaacttctctacacacctatgaccggtgaaattaaATGACCtcgattatacctttgccttgcacattccattccatctcctccaatgttgatgcaacacatgcaccaacacaatcaacaatgatatgatccacttcatataatcacgtgattatattggttcatcgatcttgacttcacttgcttttcaccgttgccttcttccatcggcgccaagtcttgcttaagcttcactgccacgcggtctatcgctccaaagcctccaacttacccttcacgcctgcaaccggtccatcaagccaagtcatgtcttgatcttctccaccttgatcacatgactcaatatcatgtctcatttgcaatgagctccttcatcatcacatgtgtgagctttgcaacatctccaagccattttcaccttcatggcatacgttgctcacacacatgtacctatagactaatcacctgtgtatcccatataaacacaattagtccacctaggttgtcactcaattaccaaaactacacaaggacctttcatcgtgtcgtgctcttgtttTTTAGATCCCTCctccatggggcgccctgcttccccttttatagacgaagggaaagCGCATATTACAGAGGAGGAAAACtaaaagaatgagagagagagagagagaagaaggcttctagggtcatcgggtccttcttctctttcatgCGGGTCCTgttgatcctatagatgtcaatagggatggctccatgtcacggccctattcgtcactagcgccatgtgcaggcgtcatctgtcggtcatggtGTTCCACTTCGTCTcggcggacatcgtggtgaactgatgcgctTGTCAGCTCCATACGAGGATTAGACAGAACAgtaccggcacgcccgacactattcttgatgtgaatccctaggtatggcccgccaTGACCATGGCTTACATCGAGGTGTACCAAcctcttccctggcgtcagagttttgacccaggcccatatgcttggacttAGAGTGgctggcggcggtatgggtccccgtcggatgagacggaACCCGCATCCTTGAGGTCGGGTagggcagagcccgtggccttgggcgagatgaaacccgtgtccttggggtcgggtgagatagagcccacacccaaggggtcaagcgagatggggcccatggcctcgaggtcgggcgagacggagcccatggccttgaggtcgggcgagacggagcccgtggccttagagtcgggcgagaccttttaatacgtcttgagccATCCAGGGCAGTTGGCGTGGGCGCTAACGTcattgctttgggtatccctaatatcgatacccgacagtagcccccgagcatacggaggagtaggatactcctttggaggcttttccggatgggaggactctgagggccttggccttctttttgtagcctgcGGCGTGTCCTGGTAGGATGACGATTCCCTTTTGTCACGATTGGTCTTCTTGGAGCATGTAACCGTAGTATTTGGGAGgtcggaaagatttttcttgattctggtcccttaggatccgatcggtccgcCGTCGTACTACGAccatgcgttcggtctccttgtgagtccaacttccctcgagcccccatgcgtagcaggggtccggtcgagggtcgactcatctttgtgatcatcatccctcaagcgttttttgataaaatagaggggctaagccgtgccacgtttttcctcgatggacgaaacatggtgcgcggtgagctgttaacgggctagtttgaGTGCGGCCTCGGCTTCCTGTTCATTggggtctagcatgggttagctggtgaccgactTCAGACTCTTGAtgaccaatccatatagttcttgggtccattcgGCCTATCCCAAGGGCTCATTGTCtttttttgaggaaaaaccatggactgagtaccgaccaagactcgaacatgggccggaATGCCCGTGGCGCTTGTGTGCCCGGGTACTGtctgctagtgggcccatccctttccacccctcgctctaagggtgccTCGGAGCAGCTATGAACCCATCGACAggctagcctttgaactcctGGTCCTGAATGGGTCGTAGGAgtgtttttagctctgtatccctccttacctgcgatggttcttggcccatcgatCGGGCGAACCGTCATCCGACGTGTCCTTCGAGGGTGCGGCCAGAGATAGCGTGCGCATGATCTTCGGTGGGAGGTGACGCGACGTGACGTGGCGTAGCGCAGCGGGCGCGTGAACCTTGGcgatcttcttggtgaaaagagtagtgtcaaccttgcccatcatgaaccctttagagagtaggatgtccctcaatctctcataccatgctctaggtgcttgctttaagccatacaatgccttcttcaacttgtacacatggtcaggcttcttgtcatctttaaaactgggaggttgctcaacatatacttccacattgatgtaaccattgagaaatgtactcttaacatccatttgatagagcttgatgttgtaggcacaagtataggctagtaagattctaattgcttccaatctagcaaccggggcatatgtttctccaaagtcaagaccttcaacttgtgtatatccttgtgctaccaatcttgcattgttccttactactatcacatcttgatcttgcttgtttctaaaaatctatttggttccaatcatattgtgtctcTTTGgcctctctactaattcccatacttgatttcttgtgaagttattcaattcttcatgcatagcattcacccaatcaatatccttcaatgcttcatctatcttctttggttcaatggatgacacaaatgagaaatgctcacaaaatgaagccaatcttgatctagtttgcacacctattgaaatatcaccaatgatagtgtccaatggatgaccccttgcaatattggttggttggagtattgaaacttgatcgcttgcacttgcttgatcatttggttgagataatgtactagccacttgattttgttcattgtcatgagagccatttgtactagcttgatttgtatcatcttgcatatttgtgttagagagcacttgcacttattcatcttcatcatcattcacttacctaggtcttaattcaccaacattcatgttcttcatggcatttgaaagttgaatgcctctaacatcttccaagttctcattctcattttgggaacccttggtttcattaaattcaacatcatgaacttcctcaagagtaccactatccaaattccaaactctatatgctttgctagtagttgagtatccaagtaggaatccttcatcacatttcttatcaaatttgcccaatctagtgcatttcttcaagatataatatttgcaaccaaagacccaaaaatatgcaatattggactttctaccattcaagagttcatatgatgtcttctctttcaataggtGATAATAAAGatagttgc from Miscanthus floridulus cultivar M001 chromosome 11, ASM1932011v1, whole genome shotgun sequence includes these protein-coding regions:
- the LOC136494920 gene encoding putative pentatricopeptide repeat-containing protein At5g37570, whose product is MTAAVGRPSPPVVTLFGRCRTARRIVSLGLHNHQSLLPRFAATCNALASPSPSAAAAASRPSPAVATLLGRCRTARCLAQLHARTIRLGLHNHHALLARFTAACDALECPSVAASFVAALPDSHAAPLRLRNAVLASLARHAPLHAALTEFNLLRQAALPDSFSFPCLLRACTRVSCLPAGRALHAAAIRLGVHADLFIRTALIQLYGRCGVAGAARALFDQIDIPSEVSWTTIIVAYVNNGDIMTARELFDRMPHRNAVHWNVMVDGYVKCGDLEGARRLFDEMPERTATACTSLIGGYAKAGNMEVARLLFDKLEDRDLFSWSAMISGYAQNGYPGEALMTFDEFQGQGIHPDELLAVGLMSACSQLGNIRLARWIEDYITKYSIDMNNAHVLAGLVNMNAKCGNLERATVLFESMPVRDVFSYCSLMQGHCLHGSANKAVELFSQMLLEGLSPDNAVFTVVLTACSHAGLVEEAKKFFDMMKNVYLIVPSGEHYGCLVSLLGRYGMLEDAYQLIMSMPGKPHPGAWGALLGGCKLHCNIELGKIAAKKLFEIEPDNAGNYVSLSNMYANIDRWGDVSEVRTEMTGKRITKIAGRTLVLP